One Mytilus trossulus isolate FHL-02 chromosome 5, PNRI_Mtr1.1.1.hap1, whole genome shotgun sequence DNA segment encodes these proteins:
- the LOC134719218 gene encoding probable serine/threonine-protein kinase roco6, translated as MSKTSPEVTPDTHLQEPAAPVVEDSKIPEQIKKMDHESIAIYLNALESGSERRRDINLIIVGKKSVGKTSLVRRLFGEELQSVKSTNGIEIHRRRCRINLSNWEWNKVLDTRLVKETSINNRMLQSIVKKMHQDKEKPKHDILEISSSDQISTDDNKGTITKNIEHDEEPQPKHAKMNYQFAYPEITESPFSKLAKDDLLSIIGSAVDLQDEDGYANLTVWDFAGDIEYYNTHQTFLNSEAIFLVVANLHDIDETVSYGTFNFWMDTIHCYGSINDKSEAVLLEGADNLLDPPVIAIGTHTDKFQEEEQCRKRLESYTDKIFKDSKLHLRSIHLISNTEDEEDAFGKLRNDIFSTAKSSTNWNREYPVKFIQMEKAINSELAIGKQIISFERLKELGEKIPLPITDDKELHLFLRYQHEIGNVIFFEDIPSYIILDPQWLANAFTCIVTAQQFQLELPHLQWNNFKQTGKMDPKLLEEIFKKQSADMRIHKEHILEVIEKFDIIIYPLLLTESGNVQREHSFFYVPCMLQTLKLRILMYCLTFQMLANLHVCVLSLVFYRRI; from the exons ATGTCAAAAACATCCCCAGAAGTAACTCCTGACACCCATTTACAGGAACCTGCAGCACCAGTAGTTGAAG ACAGCAAAATAccagaacaaataaaaaagatggaTCATGAGTCGATTGCCATTTATCTGAACGCCCTTGAATCGGGTTCAGAAAGAAGACGggatataaatttaataattgttGGAAAAAAATCTGTTGGAAAGACTTCCTTAGTACGAAGATTGTTCGGGGAGGAGTTACAAAGCGTAAAAAGCACAAATGGTATAGAAATTCATCGGCGTAGATGTCGAATAAATCTAAGTAACTGGGAATGGAATAAAGTGTTAG ATACAAGATTAGTGAAAGAAACAAGTATCAACAATAGAATGTTGCAGTCAATTGTCAAAAAGATGCATCAAGATAAAGAAAAACCAAAGCATGACATATTGGAGATATCTTCATCAGATCAGATATCAACAGATGATAATAAGGGCACAATcaccaaaaatattgaacatgaCGAAGAACCTCAACCCAAACATGCCAAAATGAATTATCAGTTTGCTTATCCGGAGATTACAGAATCGCCGTTTTCTAAACTGGCAAAGGATGACCTGTTAAGCATAATCGGATCTGCTGTAGACTTACAAGACGAAGACGGCTATGCAAATTTAACAGTGTGGGATTTTGCTGGTGACATTGAGTATTACAACACACATCAAACGTTTTTGAATTCAGAAGCAATTTTTCTTGTCGTAGCAAATTTACATGACATAGATGAAACAGTATCCTACG GCACATTCAATTTCTGGATGGATACAATACATTGTTATGGAAGCATAAACGACAAATCTGAAGCTGTATTGCTTGAAGGAGCTGACAACCTTCTAGATCCACCAGTTATTGCAATTGGTACACACACGGACAAATTTCAG GAAGAAGAACAATGCAGAAAACGTCTCGAATCCTAcactgataaaatatttaaagattccAAGCTTCACCTGAGATCAATTCACCTGATATCCAACACAGAGGATGAAGAAGATGCTTTTGGAAAATTGAGGAATGATATATTTTCCACAGCAAAGAGTAGCACAAATTGGAATCGAGAATAccctgttaaatttattcagatggaAAAAGCCATCAACTCTGAACTTGCGATcggaaaacaaataatttcttttgaaaGATTAAAAGAACTAGGTGAGAAAATACCACTTCCGATAACTGATGACAAGGAGCTTCATCTCTTTCTCAGGTATCAACATGAAATTGGTAACGTGATATTTTTTGAAGACATTCCGTCATACATCATACTTGATCCCCAATGGTTAGCAAATGCCTTTACATGCATTGTTACAGCCCAGCAGTTTCAACTGGAATTACCACACTTACAATGGAACAACTTCAAACAAACAGGAAAGATGGATCCTAAGCTATTGGAAGAAATATTCAAGAAACAATCAGCAGACATGAGAATTCATAAAGAGCATATACTGGAAGTAATCGAAAAGTTTGACATTATCATCTATCCATTGCTATTGACGGAAAGTGGAAATGTACAAAGGGagcatagttttttttacgttCCATGCATGcttcaaacattaaaattaagGATATTGATGTATTGTTTAACGTTCCAAATGCTAGCAAATCTAcatgtttgtgttttgtctttagttttttaccGCCGTATCTAA